A region of Argentina anserina chromosome 5, drPotAnse1.1, whole genome shotgun sequence DNA encodes the following proteins:
- the LOC126795464 gene encoding uncharacterized protein LOC126795464, giving the protein MTALFTYENLQFQKMILERSDLGDSTYHPEVVLNIPPNPSMKEAEALMYDAIDELFPRTSVKPKDIGILIVNYRLFNPTPSLSAMLMNHYQLRGNIVSYNCHDPKISTLLPLMNLPRIGWRPPQCLGFEGRRSTSSLLDSSLTVGRIALRSRRESSSLWLIAPAMPATSELTDPRFSFVGVARSPPGVRRCHHRSMRRARAVPMIQAVSSTEAGGGKSPAREVRVGERERSGREREEREKAERLRDAVSNFGN; this is encoded by the exons ATGACTGCTTTGTTCACATATGAGAATCTACAGTTCCAGAAAATGATCCTTGAGAGATCTGACCTTGGTGATTCAACATATCATCCAGAGGTTGTACTCAACATTCCTCCAAATCCCTCAATGAAAGAAGCTGAGGCACTGATGTATGATGCCATTGACGAGCTTTTTCCCAGGACCTCTGTCAAGCCCAAGGACATTGGAATCTTGATTGTCAACTACCGTTTGTTCAACCCAACTCCATCTCTTTCTGCCATGCTTATGAACCATTACCAGCTTCGAGGGAACATAGTCAGTTACaattgtcacgaccccaaaatttcga ctctgttacccctcatgaa CTTGCCCAGAATCGGCTGGAGACCGCCGCAATGTCTCGGGTTTGAGGGGAGGAGGTCAACGTCGTCGCTGCTCGATTCGAGTCTCACCGTGGGTCGAATCGCGTTGAGGAGTAGGAGGGAGAGCTCGTCGTTGTGGCTCATAGCTCCTGCGATGCCGGCGACGTCGGAATTGACAGACCCGAGGTTCAGCTTTGTCGGCGTTGCTCGATCTCCGCCTGGGGTGCGTCGCTGTCACCACCGGTCGATGCGTCGTGCCCGTGCGGTCCCAATGATACAAGCGGTGTCGAGCACAGAGGCCGGTGGAGGAAAATCGCCGGCGAGGGAAGTGAGGGTTGGGGAGAGAGAGCGAtcaggaagagagagagaggagagagagaaagcagAAAGGCTGCGGGATgcggtttccaattttggaaactag